A window of Rhododendron vialii isolate Sample 1 chromosome 11a, ASM3025357v1 contains these coding sequences:
- the LOC131306912 gene encoding uncharacterized mitochondrial protein AtMg00810-like, with amino-acid sequence MLQPPGFIDSTSSHLVCKLKKALYGLKQAPRAWYSTFSSILLSSSFNCSHCDSSLFIHLTSSSLLLVLVYVDDILVTGNTSQAISSLVHEIHTAFSIKDLGSISFFLGLTVAPKGHGYSLTQTKYAAEILAKAAMLNYKRCASPLATVKPTVSTSPPFSQPSLYCSIVGGLQYLTITRPDLAFAVNQACQHMAFPTEAHFSAVKRLLRYVKGTLDHGLFFSPRPFSLQAFSDSDWAEDPLDRRSTSGPPLRLNISSAHCVAEISWHIEIDYHFVREKVAAKQVVLKHISSEDQLADVFTKPLSTSRFHYLKNKLMVNSSPISLRVDIRYTAPMVPSQPMVKPSQQRLLTEASECTLEQL; translated from the exons ATGCTTCAACCTCCAGGTTTTATTGATTCTACATCTTCCCATTTGGTGTGCAAGCTTAAGAAAGCTCTTTATGGCCTTAAACAGGCCCCACGTGCATGGTATTCTACATTTTCTTCCATTCTTCTATCTAGCAGTTTTAATTGTAGCCACTGTGATTCCTCTCTTTTTATTCACCTCacctcttcttctcttcttctagTTCtagtttatgttgatgatattttgGTCACTGGAAATACTTCTCAAGCCATTTCTTCTCTTGTTCATGAAATTCATACTGCCTTCTCTATAAAAGATCTTGGTtccatctctttttttcttgggCTAACTGTTGCACCTAAGGGGCATGGCTATTCTTTGACTCAAACCAAGTATGCAGCTGAGATTTTGGCTAAGGCTGCAATGTTGAATTATAAACGTTGTGCCTCTCCTTTGGCTACTGTTAAACCTACTGTTTCCACTTCTCCTCCTTTTAGTCAGCCCTCTCTTTATTGCAGTATTGTAGGGGGTTTACAATATCTTACCATCACACGGCCCGATTTGGCCTTTGCAGTGAATCAGGCCTGTCAGCATATGGCCTTTCCTACTGAGGCACATTTTTCTGCTGTTAAACGTTTACTACGATATGTTAAAGGCACGCTTGATCATGGGCTATTTTTTAGTCCAAGGCCCTTCTCTTTACAGGCCTTTTCTGATTCGGACTGGGCAGAGGATCCTTTGGATCGACGATCAACCTCTG GTCCTCCACTGAGGCTGAATATAAGCTCTGCTCATTGTGTTGCTGAAATCAGTTGG catattgaaattgattaCCACTTTGTTCGGGAAAAGGTTGCCGCCAAACAGGTTGTGTTGAAGCACATTTCTTCCGAAGATCAACTTGCTGACGTCTTTACTAAACCTCTCTCCACTTCCCGATTTCATTATCTTAAAAACAAGCTAATGGTGAATTCCTCCCCCATTAGCTTGCGGGTGGATATTAGATATACTGCTCCTATGGTTCCATCTCAGCCAATGGTTAAACCATCTCAGCAAAGGCTTCTCACTGAAGCTAGTGAGTGTACACTGGAGCAGCTGTAG
- the LOC131308603 gene encoding protein ALP1-like, with amino-acid sequence MARITQRERRKKAKREALLALLCVMRIVNNVLSLYMLITGLIGERVRQRPRLRLNPNVYQHQIDALNRLIRGSDTDCHNQLRVNKYTFMSLCHLLEQNGLEGSRNVTLVERVAIFLWILSHHTKNRRTTFQFWRSGETISRHFNAVLLVVLRLHNVLWHHPKAIPANEPDVRWKWFENCLGALDGTFIPVLPPTEMKARFRSRKGDYATNVLGVCSRNLQFIYALSGWEGSATDSRVLRNALVRPNGLKIPQGRYYLVDADYTNGPGLLAPFRGQRYHINIWRQGHVPQSREECFNMKHSAARNVVERCFGVLKMRWGILRSYSFYPIRTQCRIVTACCLLHNLIKRTMAVDPVEAEYTAWEQQNLHNVPPEEYITTVETSNEWTQMRDNLATEMYNDWLAYHGAGQ; translated from the exons ATGGCAAGAATAACACAACGTGAACGAAGAAAGAAGGCAAAGCGTGAGGCATTGTTAGCACTTCTATGTGTCATGAGAATAGTTAATAATGTTTTGAGCCTGTATATGCTAATTACGGGCTTGATTGGGGAAAGGGTTCGACAAAGGCCTCGTTTGCGTCTGAATCCTAATGTTTACCAACACCAAATAGACGCACTTAATAGGTTGATACGTGGGAGTGACACAGACTGTCACAATCAATTGAGGGTAAATAAGTATACCTTCATGAGTTTGTGCCATTTACTTGAGCAAAATGGACTAGAGGGGTCTAGGAACGTCACTCTTGTGGAGAGAGTTGCGATATTTTTGTGGATTCTTTCGCACCATACAAAAAATAGGCGTACGACTTTCCAATTTTGGAGATCAGGGGAAACAATTAGTAGGCATTTCAACGCTGTTTTGCTGGTGGTGTTGCGCCTTCACAATGTCTTGTGGCATCATCCAAAAGCTATTCCTGCTAATGAGCCGGATGTTAGGTGGAAATGGTTTGAG AATTGTCTAGGGGCTTTAGACGGTACCTTCATACCTGTCCTCCCCCCAACCGAAATGAAGGCACGTTTCAGGTCAAGGAAGGGTGACTACGCGACAAATGTGTTAGGAGTTTGTAGTCGAAACCTACAATTCATATATGCGTTGTCTGGTTGGGAAGGCTCCGCCACAGACTCGAGAGTGCTTCGAAATGCCTTGGTGAGGCCTAACGGGTTGAAAATTCCACAGG GTCGTTACTACCTCGTCGATGCCGATTACACTAATGGACCGGGATTATTAGCACCGTTCAGGGGTCAACGATACCATATAAACATTTGGAGGCAAGGACACGTGCCCCAGAGCAGAGAAGAGTGCTTCAACATGAAGCACTCTGCCGCACGCAATGTTGTGGAAAGATGCTTTGGGGTGCTTAAGATGAGATGGGGAATCTTGAGATCCTACTCTTTCTATCCCATTAGGACTCAATGTCGCATCGTCACAGCATGTTGCCTCCTCCACAATCTCATTAAGCGTACAATGGCCGTGGATCCTGTTGAGGCTGAATACACGGCATGGGAGCAGCAAAACCTACATAATGTGCCACCTGAAGAGTACATTACAACCGTTGAAACATCGAACGAATGGACCCAAATGAGGGATAACTTGGCAACCGAAATGTACAATGATTGGTTAGCTTATCATGGGGCTGGCCAATAG